The Fervidicoccus fontis Kam940 DNA window ACCGTGAACTCCCCGGCCCGTGTTTCAAGACGGAAGATGCAACCCCGATCGCTTCTCCTCGTACTCACGGATCACTCCGTTTTCCTTTGGAGAAGTTCATTTCTTTCGGGCTGCATCCGGTGTAACCGCCTGGTTTCAGGCTCTTTTCACACCCCTCTCGGGGTCCTTTTCAGCTTTCCCTCGCGGTACTTGTCCGCTATCGGTCTCGGGACGTATTTAGGTTTGGAAGCTGGTGGCTCCCTGCTTCCTACGGCCAAACCGGGCCGTAGTACTCTAGCTTCTGGCGAAAGCCACCTCGGTTTTGCTTACGGGACTATCACCCTCTGCGGTGGGGCATTCCAGCCCACTTCAGCTACCGAGGCTCGGCTTTCTGGCTTTTAACCAGCCAGAAGCTCTCAACACCACATCTCCCTCTACTTATCATAGAGGGATTTGGTTTGACCTCTTCCCCTTTCGGTCGCCCCTACTCAGGGAATCCCGTTTGGTTTCTCCTCCTCCCCCTACTAAGATGTTTCCGTTCGGGGGGTTCCCGCCCGGTTATCCGGGCACTGCAGGCTATTAACCTGCAGTAGGAGTTCCCATTCGGGAATCCCGGGTTCTACGGCTGCATGCGCCTCACCCGGGCATATCGCCGCTTGCCGCGCCCTTCTTCGGCGCCCGAGCCGAGCCATCCACCAGGCGGCTTAAATGCCGCTTTCCTGGGGACAGGATCCGCCCATTAAGGCGTCTGGGACTCCTATACTCGGCACTCATCGGTGAATGCACGTCTCATTCACCTGTGCCACTTCACCTCGGACTTTCGTCCGAAGTTGCATTGTAGCGATAGGTCATATCATTCCCCTTTCGAGAGCAACTTTTCACTCTCCTTGTGCATGCGGTTTGCCCTCCAACCTCCCGGTGCCATCAGGAGGTGATCCAGCCGCAGGTTCCCCTACGGCTACCTTGTTACGACTTCTCCCCCCTCGCAGGGAAAGGGTTCGACCCTACCCCTTTCGGAGCAGGGCCTCACCCTTTCCCCACTCGGGTGGAGCGACGGGCGGTGTGTGCAAGGAGCAGGGACGTATTCACCGCACGATGATGACGTGCGGTTACTAGGGATTCCTCGTTCACGAGGACGGGTTTCAGTCCTCGATCCCAACTGCGGCTGGGTTTAAGAGATTGCCTTCCCCTTTCGGGGTCGGTTCCCGCTGTCCCAGCCATTGTAGCCCGCGTGCAGCCCGGGGGTTTCGGGGCATGCTGACCTGCCGTGGCCCCCACCTTCCTCCGGCTTAGACGCCGGCAGTCCCCCTAATGTGCCCCACTCCAAAAGGAGTGAGTCGCAATTAGGGGCAGGGGTCTCGCTCGTTGCTGGACTTAACCAGACACCTCACGGCACGAGCTGGCGACGGCCGTGCACCTCCTCTCAGCGCGTCGGGCAAGGTCATTAGCCTGGCCGTCATCCTGCTGTCGCCCCCGGTAAAGTTCCCGGCGTTGACTCCAATTAAGCCGCAGGCTCCACCCCTTGTGGTGCTCCCCCGCCAATTCCTTTAAGTTTCAGCCTTGCGGCCGTACTCCCCAGGCGGCGGACTTAACGGCTTCCCTGCGGCACTGGACGGACTCTAGGTCCGTCCAACACCTAGTCCGCATCGTTTACAGCTGGGACTACCCGGGTATCTAATCCGGTTTGCTCCCCCAGCTTTCGCCCCTCACCGTCGAGCGCGTTCCAGCCGGGCGCCTTCGCCACTGGTGGTCCTGCCGGGATTATAGGATTTCGCCCCTACCCCGGCAGTACCCCCGGCCTCTCCCGCCTCCTAGCCCAGTAGTATTCCCACCAATCACCGGGTTGAGCCCGATGATTTAGGCAGGAACTTGCTGGGCCGGCTACGGGCGCTTTAGGCCCAATAACCGTCCCGACCACTCGTGGGGCTGGTATTACCGCGGCGGCTGACACCAGACTTGCCCCCCACTTATTACCCCTGCCTTACTGCAGCAGGGAAAAGCTCTCCAAAAGGAGAGCACTCGGGGTGACCCCGTCACGGGTTACCGCATTGCGGAGGTTTCCCGCCTGGTGCGCCCCGTAGGGCCTGGGCCCTTGTCTCAGTGCCCATCTGGGGGCTCCCGCTCTCACGGCCCCTACCCGTTATAGGTTTGGCGGGCCATTACCCCGCCAACAGCCTGATGGGACGCAGCCCCATCCTCGGGCGGATAGAAGGCGTTAACCCCCTTCCATCCATTTAGGCGGAGAACCGTTCCAGGCCTCCCCGCTTATTGGGTATTAGCTCCAGTTTCCCGGAGTTATCCCCATCCCGAGGGTAGGTTAGCCACGTGTTACTCAGCCGTGCGCCACACCCCACAGCGGTGGGATGTGCGACTCCCATGGCTTAGTGCCACCCCGATAGCAGTCGGGTCCGGCAGGATCAACCGGAGTTCGGCCGCAAGGTCGGAGGGCATACGCACAAGGAGATTGGTGCGTTGCTCCCGAACCTTGCATATCGGGGAATGATATGACCTATCTCAGACCCGAGTTCTCCATGAGGGAAAGAGCCCTCCCTCCATGGTATCCTCAGGCCGTCATTATAAGTGTAGCAAAATAATTTCTTCAAAATAGGTTTTTATATTTTTGTCTCCCCGGTCTACGCTCAGGGAGAAATATACCCGCAACCGGAGGCAGCGATTTCATTCTCGGAGCTTTTGCTCCGTGTCCGCGTGCGCCGCCGGGCGATTGGCCGCGGGCTTGAAGCCCTGAGCTCCCGGAGACATCAAATAATATTAGTGTTAAAAAGGTTTTATATAGATTTTGCCGCAATTTTGAGGTTTTCAGATTATAAATCCCCAATTTTCCATTTTAAATTTCTAGGTATTTTGGTTTCTCGTCTGTTGAGATATCAGTGTATTTTTTCAGCGCCTGTTTTAAGTTCTTAGGAATTTTGAACATGCCTATATGGGCATCCCCGTCATAATATCTCAGATCTTCTGGATTCACTAAAAGCTCCCTTATTCTCCTTTCCACCTCACTTTCATTGAGCTGCAGAGGGTCTTTCTCTTCTGATCCGAAGACAAAGCCCCAGAGCCCGTTATAGCTCCTCATGTAGACCGCATAGGGTCTTGCGATTTTGAAGACGCTCTTTATTGTTGAATGTATCGTGGCAAACATCTCCTGGTAGAGTACAGGACTGGTTGCTTGCGTTACCATAACGCCACCTTCTTTGAGCGCTCCCTTGACCAGCTGATAGAACTCGCGCGTATAAAGCTTTACTGCAGGGCTTCCTGCCAGAGGGTCAACTAAATCAATCACTATTGCATCGAACTTTTCATCGCTTTTTCCGGCATTTTCCAGATACTTCCTGCCGTCTTCTATTACAACCTCCGCCCTTTTATCAAAGAAGGAGTTGTGATGCCACTCCTGCAGATATTTCTTAGAAAATTCCACCACCTTCTCATCGATGTCGACCATGACTGCTTTTTTAACGGTTTTATACCTTAATACCTCTCTGAGCGTTGCTCCTTCTCCTCCCCCCAAAATTAAAACTCTTTCAGGGTTTCCGTGAGCCAGCAATGGAGGGTGAACCAATGACTCATGATATACAAACTCGTCAAAAAGCGTCGACTGTACCTTTCCGTCAATGATTAAAGCCTTTCCAAGGGTCAATAGATTTACTACAAAAACCTCTTGATACGGCGTCTTTTCCATAGCATATAGCTGATTAGCTGCTTTGAAAGAAGCATCGCCATCATCTATCCATTCTACATACCAACTTGTCCAGGGAGTAAGCTTTTTCATACCCATATTTAACCACCCATAATGTTATCATGTTTTATAAAATATTAAATTATCTTCGCTTCTAGTTAATGCTTTTATGCTTTATAAACCATTTTTAATTTGAAGCATATAAACTAGAAAGCTTTTAAAAAATTAAGGCAAGTGAGAATGATTGGTATATAAACGGTTGATGTTAAGTCGCAACAGCTATTGTTAATGTTAAAGAGAGAACCTCGTTTTAGGGGCAATCACCTATTTTTCATTTCTCGAATTTATGTTCAATTTCAAAGATAGATAATGGTAACTAATTGCTCTATGAAGATCTCGAATGTGGATAGACGCTTGAGTCATCTAATTGTTTGCAACTGAAATCAGTTTATATATTAAAACTCAACTGAAAACTCAAAAAAATGCGGCGGCCGGGATTTGAACCCGGGATTTCCGACGTGGCAGGCCGGCGTCCTGATCCAGGCTAGACGACCGCCGCTCTACTTTTCTTTTTTCTTTAATCCCCTTTAAAAGTTTCACTCTAAACTTAAAATAAATTAAATGAATAAAGCTAATCCAAGATTTTTAAAAGTACAGTCATTTTAGAAAGGCCTTTTTCAGGCTTGAAATAACACCGCCATCAACCAGTATGTCGGTTCCATTTATGTATGAGCTCTTCTCGCTAACGAGGAATTCTATCACGTTTGCTATTTCTTCAGGTCTGCCCATCCTAGAGAGGGGTGTCATTTGAAGAAGTTGCCTCATTGCAGGTTGCATTTCCAGCTCCCTCCTGCCCATTGTAGTATCAATTATTCCAGGAGAGATTGAGACGAGCCTAGCTCCTTTTTTAGCCCATGCTTCAGCCTGATCTTCAACTAAAAGAATTACGCCAAGCTTAGAAAGGCTGTAAGCCATGCCTGGATCGCTTTTTGCAATCACAGAGAGCTTTTCAGAAAAACCCTGAGATAAAGGATCCTTGAGTAGATTGGAAACGTTAGTATCCCTGGGTACCATGTATGCGGACATTGATGCTATCATAACTCCTACGCTACCGCTAGTAGCTATATTGTGAAAATGTTTCAAAACATATGCAGTTCCTACAAGATTCACATCAAAGATTCTTTTAGCGTCTGCCATTGTAGGTGAGATCCCTGCAGTGTGAACAATTGCCCCAAGGTCGCCGAGCTCCGAAGCTTTTTTTGCGAGCTCTTTGACATCTCTCTCATTGCTTACATCGGTGACCATAGTTTCAATGCTTCCGTTTACTTCGCCTTTAAGCTCAGACTCGACCTTTTTTAAAGCCTCAGGCACAATATCAGCAAGTAGCAGGCTCCCCTTTTTCGCTAAAAGCTTTGCAGTTGCCTTTCCTATACCTCCCCCTCCCCCCGTAATTACGTATACTTTTGTCATTACAATAATCCCCATTATAATATTTTCACTTCAAAAATATAAAAATCTTAATAATTCGCACAAAAATATAAATAAGCTTTTTAAAAGCTCAATAGTTGTAGGAAAACAGTTTAATTTTTAAGCAATTTTTGAGAGAGAAAATAAAGGAGTGAATTCACGATGTTCAAAGTCAACGTCATAGATCATCCGTACGTGCAAGCAGTTTTGACGACTCTTAGGGACAAAAATACCAGTCAAATAGAATTCAGAAAATCTCTGGTAAAGCTTGGGAGAGCTTTAGGAATAGAGATAACAAGGGAGATGGAGAAGGAAGAAGTAGAAGTTGAAACTCCTCTCGGAGCTAAGGCTAAAGGATTGAAGTTC harbors:
- the speE gene encoding polyamine aminopropyltransferase is translated as MGMKKLTPWTSWYVEWIDDGDASFKAANQLYAMEKTPYQEVFVVNLLTLGKALIIDGKVQSTLFDEFVYHESLVHPPLLAHGNPERVLILGGGEGATLREVLRYKTVKKAVMVDIDEKVVEFSKKYLQEWHHNSFFDKRAEVVIEDGRKYLENAGKSDEKFDAIVIDLVDPLAGSPAVKLYTREFYQLVKGALKEGGVMVTQATSPVLYQEMFATIHSTIKSVFKIARPYAVYMRSYNGLWGFVFGSEEKDPLQLNESEVERRIRELLVNPEDLRYYDGDAHIGMFKIPKNLKQALKKYTDISTDEKPKYLEI
- a CDS encoding SDR family oxidoreductase, giving the protein MTKVYVITGGGGGIGKATAKLLAKKGSLLLADIVPEALKKVESELKGEVNGSIETMVTDVSNERDVKELAKKASELGDLGAIVHTAGISPTMADAKRIFDVNLVGTAYVLKHFHNIATSGSVGVMIASMSAYMVPRDTNVSNLLKDPLSQGFSEKLSVIAKSDPGMAYSLSKLGVILLVEDQAEAWAKKGARLVSISPGIIDTTMGRRELEMQPAMRQLLQMTPLSRMGRPEEIANVIEFLVSEKSSYINGTDILVDGGVISSLKKAFLK